One genomic window of Streptomonospora nanhaiensis includes the following:
- a CDS encoding ABC transporter permease, whose translation MSQEMTVAAPAAGRPAAEGRPRAWNRLRIVSIVVAAFVALAGVRAITGQPMLTSSGTFQAALAFAVPIGLAGLGGLWAERAGIINIGLEGMMVLGTWFGAYFAYSTGSPWAGLVAGVLGGMAGGLVHALATVTFGVDHIISGVAINILAVGAMRYLSLLFFVDTPGGGASQSPPLPEFPQVGLPFVADLLAPAQESQVFLVADLAGLVVGLTTQVSVLTLLALLMAPATFVVLWRTPFGLRLRSCGENPDAAESLGVPVYTYKFTAVLLSGGFAGMGGVFLAMVASSVYQEGQTGGRGYIGLAAMIFGNWRPGGLAMGAGLFGFTDALQVRGGGGAVHALLLLIAVALIAAGLALLGRALWRTRRLPLVVFAAGALVAVVAGVAALTLGAPWWWALAGVGLAVAVGVGAWTARGPVSAVVAVVAGVLVLVWFLGTDSLPGQLVTYSPQMATLLVLALASQRLRAPAGVGRQWRRGRS comes from the coding sequence ATGAGCCAGGAGATGACGGTCGCCGCGCCGGCGGCGGGCCGGCCCGCCGCCGAGGGGCGTCCGCGCGCGTGGAACCGGCTGCGGATCGTGAGCATCGTTGTGGCGGCGTTCGTGGCGCTGGCCGGGGTGCGCGCCATCACCGGCCAGCCCATGCTCACCAGTTCGGGCACGTTCCAGGCGGCGCTGGCGTTCGCCGTGCCCATCGGCCTGGCCGGGCTGGGCGGGCTGTGGGCCGAGCGGGCCGGGATCATCAACATCGGCCTTGAGGGCATGATGGTCCTGGGCACCTGGTTCGGCGCCTACTTCGCCTACAGCACGGGCAGTCCGTGGGCGGGCCTGGTCGCCGGGGTGCTGGGCGGCATGGCCGGGGGCCTGGTGCACGCGCTGGCCACCGTGACCTTCGGGGTCGACCACATCATCTCGGGCGTGGCGATCAACATCCTGGCGGTGGGCGCCATGCGCTACCTGTCGCTGCTGTTCTTCGTGGACACCCCCGGCGGCGGGGCCTCGCAGTCGCCGCCGCTGCCGGAGTTCCCGCAGGTGGGCCTGCCGTTCGTGGCCGACCTGCTGGCGCCCGCGCAGGAGTCGCAGGTGTTCCTGGTCGCCGACCTGGCCGGGCTCGTGGTGGGCCTGACCACGCAGGTCTCGGTGCTGACGCTGCTGGCGCTGCTGATGGCGCCGGCCACGTTCGTGGTGCTGTGGCGCACTCCCTTCGGGCTGCGGCTGCGCTCGTGCGGCGAGAACCCCGACGCCGCGGAGTCGCTGGGCGTGCCCGTCTACACCTACAAGTTCACCGCGGTGCTGCTGTCGGGCGGGTTCGCCGGCATGGGCGGGGTGTTCCTGGCGATGGTGGCGTCGTCGGTCTACCAGGAGGGCCAGACCGGCGGGCGCGGCTACATCGGCCTGGCGGCGATGATCTTCGGCAACTGGCGGCCGGGCGGCCTGGCCATGGGAGCGGGGCTGTTCGGGTTCACCGACGCGCTGCAGGTGCGCGGGGGCGGCGGCGCGGTGCACGCGCTGCTGCTGCTCATCGCGGTGGCGCTGATCGCGGCCGGGCTGGCGCTGCTGGGGCGCGCGCTGTGGCGCACGCGGCGGCTGCCGCTGGTGGTGTTCGCCGCCGGCGCCCTGGTGGCGGTGGTGGCCGGCGTGGCGGCGCTGACGCTGGGCGCGCCCTGGTGGTGGGCGCTGGCCGGGGTCGGCCTGGCGGTCGCCGTGGGAGTGGGGGCGTGGACGGCGCGCGGTCCGGTGTCGGCCGTGGTCGCGGTGGTCGCCGGGGTGCTGGTGCTGGTGTGGTTCCTGGGCACCGACTCCCTGCCGGGCCAACTGGTCACCTACAGCCCGCAGATGGCGACGCTGCTGGTGCTGGCGCTGGCCTCGCAGCGGCTGCGGGCGCCCGCGGGCGTGGGCCGGCAGTGGCGCCGGGGCCGCTCGTGA
- a CDS encoding cytidine deaminase — protein MSAAADAAAEVDWPALRAAAAAAMRRAYAPYSGFAVGAAALVDDGRTVSGCNVENASYGLSLCAECGLVSALHASGGGRLRAFACVDAEGRALMPCGRCRQLLFEHGGPELLVDTPEGVLPLSAVLPQAFGPDDLARGPL, from the coding sequence GTGAGCGCGGCGGCGGACGCGGCGGCGGAGGTGGACTGGCCGGCGCTGCGCGCGGCGGCCGCGGCCGCCATGCGCCGCGCCTACGCCCCCTACTCGGGGTTCGCGGTGGGCGCGGCGGCGCTGGTGGACGACGGCCGCACGGTGTCGGGCTGCAACGTGGAGAACGCCTCCTACGGGTTGTCGCTGTGCGCGGAGTGCGGGCTGGTGTCGGCGCTGCACGCCTCGGGCGGCGGCCGGCTGCGGGCGTTCGCGTGCGTGGACGCCGAAGGGCGGGCGCTGATGCCCTGCGGGCGGTGCCGCCAACTGCTGTTCGAGCACGGCGGCCCGGAGCTGCTGGTGGACACCCCCGAGGGGGTGCTGCCGCTGAGCGCGGTGCTGCCCCAGGCGTTCGGCCCCGACGACCTCGCCCGGGGCCCGTTGTAG
- a CDS encoding thymidine phosphorylase — MDAVEVIAAKRDGRELTGAQIAWTVDAYTRGEVAEEQMSALCMAVVWRGMTRAEVGAWTEAMLRSGERLDFSDLARPTTDKHSTGGVGDKITLVLTPLVAACGAAVPQLSGRGLGHTGGTLDKLEAIPGWRGDLAPADMRRVLADVGAVVCAAGPGLAPADRRLYALRDVTGTVESIPLIAASIMSKKLAEGTASLVLDVKVGSGAFMKDPASARELAETMVAIGTDHGVRTRALLTAMDAPLGRAVGNAVEVAEAVEVLAGGGPSDVVELTLALAREMLEAAGIAADPAAALRGGAAMDVWRRMVAAQGGDPDAPLPAAAERRDILAPATGTLTRLDARAVGVAAWRLGAGRARKEDPVSPGAGVLLHAKPGEPVRAGRPLLTLLTDEPARFDRAAEALADAFEVDGPGGRLPLVLDRVG; from the coding sequence ATGGACGCCGTCGAGGTCATCGCCGCCAAGCGCGACGGCCGGGAGCTGACCGGCGCGCAGATCGCCTGGACGGTGGACGCCTACACCCGGGGCGAGGTCGCCGAGGAGCAGATGTCCGCGCTGTGCATGGCGGTGGTCTGGCGCGGCATGACCCGCGCCGAGGTCGGCGCCTGGACCGAGGCCATGCTGCGCTCCGGGGAGCGGCTGGACTTCTCCGATCTGGCGCGGCCTACCACCGACAAGCACTCCACCGGCGGGGTCGGCGACAAGATCACGCTGGTGCTCACCCCGCTGGTGGCGGCGTGCGGTGCGGCCGTGCCGCAGCTGTCCGGGCGCGGCCTGGGCCACACCGGGGGCACGCTGGACAAGCTGGAGGCGATACCGGGCTGGCGGGGCGACCTCGCGCCCGCGGACATGCGGCGCGTCCTGGCCGACGTGGGGGCGGTGGTGTGCGCGGCCGGCCCCGGCCTGGCACCGGCCGACCGCCGCCTCTACGCGCTGCGCGACGTCACCGGCACCGTGGAGTCCATTCCGCTCATCGCCGCCTCGATCATGTCCAAGAAGCTGGCCGAGGGCACGGCCTCGCTCGTACTGGACGTCAAGGTCGGTTCGGGCGCGTTCATGAAGGACCCCGCCTCGGCCCGGGAGCTGGCCGAGACGATGGTGGCCATCGGCACCGACCACGGTGTGCGCACCCGTGCCCTGCTCACCGCCATGGACGCCCCGCTGGGCCGCGCGGTGGGCAACGCCGTCGAGGTCGCCGAGGCGGTGGAGGTGCTGGCGGGCGGCGGCCCGTCCGACGTGGTGGAGCTGACCCTGGCGCTGGCCCGCGAGATGCTGGAGGCCGCCGGGATCGCCGCCGACCCCGCCGCCGCGCTGCGCGGCGGCGCGGCCATGGACGTGTGGCGGCGCATGGTCGCCGCCCAGGGCGGCGACCCCGACGCCCCCCTGCCCGCCGCCGCCGAGCGCCGCGACATCCTGGCGCCCGCCACCGGCACGCTCACCCGGCTGGACGCCCGCGCCGTCGGCGTGGCCGCCTGGCGGCTGGGCGCGGGGCGGGCGCGCAAGGAGGACCCGGTCTCCCCCGGCGCGGGGGTGCTGCTGCACGCCAAGCCCGGCGAGCCGGTGCGGGCGGGCCGGCCGCTGCTCACCCTGCTGACCGACGAGCCGGCCCGGTTCGACCGCGCGGCCGAGGCACTGGCCGACGCCTTCGAGGTCGACGGCCCCGGCGGCCGCCTCCCGCTGGTCCTGGACCGCGTGGGCTGA